A window from Hymenobacter volaticus encodes these proteins:
- a CDS encoding ABC transporter ATP-binding protein, whose amino-acid sequence MRALSTTNKYLFRYKWHFLGGVLFVALSTLLAIFPAQIVRYAFDLVGEGIDLYHLFAGTSSQSEVYTLFGRNVLLYGILIIVLALLRGVFLFFMRQTLIVMSRHVENDQKNEIYQHYQSLPLAFYRRHSTGDLMSRISEDVGRVRMYIGPALMYFMQLVILFVLIVPLMFMVNVKLTIYTLLPLPVLSVSIFYVNNLIEKKSDEIQRSLSGMTTFVQEAFSGIRVLKSFVREDDSHQQFAMASNEYKEKSLSLNFVNSLFFPLILFLVGLSTIVTVYVGGQEVIRGTITTGSIAEFLIYVNLLTWPVTALGWTSSLVQRAEASQARINEFLDQKTDIISQKNIEQEIVGDIVFDHVSFTYPDTGIQALRDVSFRIRPGQTLAIIGNTGSGKSTVAVLLCRLFDVTSGTIRIDGVDVRDFSLNSLREQIGYVPQDVFLFSDSIRNNINFGLSNPTEERMQQAAKDANVYENIIRFPEGFETKLGERGITLSGGQKQRVSIARALVKEPKILILDDSLSAVDTNTENAILDALQRIMHNRTSLIISHRVSSVKLADEILVLDDGVIVQHGTHEALMQDPDGLYRALYERQLQSEDAA is encoded by the coding sequence GTGCGCGCACTTTCCACTACCAATAAATACCTGTTTCGCTACAAATGGCATTTCCTCGGTGGGGTGTTGTTTGTGGCGTTGAGCACCTTGCTCGCCATTTTTCCGGCCCAAATTGTTCGTTACGCTTTCGATTTGGTGGGCGAAGGCATCGACTTGTACCATCTTTTTGCGGGCACTTCCTCGCAGAGTGAGGTGTACACGCTCTTTGGTCGCAACGTGCTGCTCTACGGTATTCTGATCATTGTGCTGGCGTTGCTGCGCGGCGTGTTTTTGTTCTTCATGCGCCAAACCCTCATTGTAATGAGCCGGCACGTAGAAAACGATCAGAAAAACGAAATCTACCAGCACTACCAGTCGCTACCGCTGGCCTTCTACCGGCGCCACAGCACTGGTGACTTGATGTCGCGCATCTCGGAAGACGTGGGGCGGGTGCGCATGTACATCGGGCCAGCGCTGATGTACTTCATGCAGCTCGTGATTTTGTTTGTGCTCATCGTGCCGCTCATGTTCATGGTGAACGTGAAGCTGACTATCTATACGCTGCTACCGCTTCCCGTGCTGAGCGTGAGCATCTTCTACGTCAACAACCTGATCGAAAAGAAGAGCGACGAAATTCAACGCAGTTTGTCGGGCATGACAACGTTCGTACAAGAGGCGTTTTCGGGTATCCGGGTGCTGAAGTCGTTTGTGCGGGAAGATGACTCGCACCAGCAATTTGCGATGGCCTCCAACGAGTACAAGGAAAAGTCGCTGAGCTTGAACTTCGTGAATTCGCTGTTTTTCCCGCTGATATTGTTTCTGGTGGGCTTGAGCACCATCGTCACGGTGTACGTTGGCGGCCAAGAGGTTATTCGCGGCACCATCACGACGGGCAGCATTGCCGAGTTCCTGATTTACGTGAACCTGCTTACTTGGCCCGTTACGGCGCTCGGCTGGACCAGCAGCCTTGTGCAACGCGCTGAGGCTTCCCAAGCCCGCATCAACGAATTTTTGGACCAAAAAACCGACATTATCTCGCAGAAAAATATCGAGCAGGAAATCGTCGGCGACATTGTTTTCGACCACGTCTCGTTCACTTACCCTGATACCGGAATTCAGGCCCTACGCGACGTATCGTTTCGCATCCGGCCGGGCCAAACGCTGGCCATCATCGGCAACACGGGCTCGGGCAAAAGCACGGTAGCCGTGCTGCTCTGCCGCCTCTTCGACGTAACCTCCGGCACCATCCGGATAGACGGGGTTGATGTGCGCGACTTTTCGTTGAATTCGCTGCGCGAGCAAATTGGTTACGTACCGCAGGATGTGTTTCTGTTCTCAGACTCCATTCGCAACAACATCAACTTTGGCCTGAGCAACCCGACCGAAGAGCGGATGCAGCAAGCCGCTAAGGACGCCAACGTCTATGAAAACATCATCCGCTTCCCCGAAGGCTTCGAGACCAAGCTCGGCGAACGGGGCATTACCCTTTCGGGCGGCCAAAAACAGCGCGTCAGCATTGCCCGTGCCCTGGTGAAAGAACCCAAGATCCTGATCCTCGACGATTCACTATCTGCTGTCGATACCAACACCGAAAACGCCATTCTTGATGCACTCCAGCGCATCATGCATAACCGCACCAGCCTCATCATCTCGCACCGCGTAAGCTCGGTAAAGCTGGCCGATGAAATCTTGGTTCTTGATGATGGCGTTATTGTGCAGCACGGCACACACGAGGCCCTCATGCAAGACCCCGATGGGCTATATCGGGCGCTGTACGAGCGGCAATTACAAAGTGAAGACGCAGCCTAA
- a CDS encoding thiolase family protein, which yields MPTAYIVDAVRTPIGKFGGALSSVRPDDLAAHVLRELLRRNPSVDKAAIEDVIMGAANQAGEDNRNVARMAALLAGLPVTVPGVTVNRLCASGLQSIMDASRAIMAGEGDVYLAGGSESMTRAPFVMAKSETAFGRELTAHDTTLGWRFTNPKLSKMHHPYAMGETAENVARKYGITRLQQDEFAFESQRRYHRAAEKGRFRKEIVPVFVAIPKGDAALFDTDEPPRLSTLEKLGSLKPAFQPVDGTVTAGNSAGINDGAAAVMVVSEEAVKRYNLKPMARVVASAVAGVDPAYMGLGPVPATRKVLQRAGLSLSDIGLIELNEAFAAQSIACIRDLELNPDIVNVNGGAIAIGHPLGTSGSRLTATLLHEMQRRQDVRYGLVTMCVGVGQGAAAIYEKI from the coding sequence ATGCCCACTGCTTATATAGTTGACGCCGTCCGTACCCCGATCGGCAAATTTGGGGGTGCGCTGAGCAGCGTCCGCCCCGATGATTTGGCCGCGCACGTTCTGCGCGAGTTGCTGCGCCGCAATCCAAGTGTGGATAAAGCGGCCATTGAAGACGTAATAATGGGCGCCGCCAACCAGGCCGGCGAAGACAACCGCAACGTAGCCCGCATGGCTGCATTGCTCGCTGGTTTGCCCGTCACGGTACCCGGCGTAACGGTAAACCGCCTATGCGCTTCCGGCCTACAAAGCATCATGGATGCCTCGCGCGCTATCATGGCGGGAGAAGGCGACGTGTACCTAGCTGGCGGCTCCGAAAGCATGACCCGGGCGCCCTTCGTGATGGCGAAGTCGGAAACGGCTTTCGGGCGGGAGCTAACGGCCCACGATACCACGCTAGGCTGGCGCTTTACTAACCCCAAGCTGAGCAAGATGCACCACCCCTATGCTATGGGGGAAACCGCCGAAAACGTAGCGCGCAAGTACGGCATCACGCGCCTACAGCAAGACGAGTTTGCCTTCGAGTCGCAGCGCCGTTACCACCGGGCAGCCGAGAAGGGCCGTTTCCGCAAGGAAATAGTGCCGGTATTCGTAGCTATTCCAAAAGGTGATGCCGCTTTGTTTGACACCGACGAGCCACCGCGCTTGAGTACCCTAGAAAAGCTTGGCTCGTTGAAGCCAGCTTTCCAGCCCGTTGATGGGACCGTAACGGCTGGTAACTCGGCTGGTATCAACGACGGTGCCGCCGCCGTAATGGTAGTTAGCGAGGAAGCTGTGAAGCGCTACAACCTGAAGCCGATGGCACGAGTGGTAGCCTCAGCTGTGGCAGGTGTCGATCCGGCTTATATGGGCCTCGGGCCAGTGCCCGCGACGCGCAAGGTGTTGCAGCGAGCCGGCCTGTCGTTGAGCGACATTGGGTTGATTGAGTTGAACGAGGCATTTGCGGCGCAAAGCATTGCTTGCATCCGCGACTTGGAACTGAACCCTGATATTGTAAACGTGAACGGGGGTGCTATTGCCATTGGTCACCCACTCGGGACGAGCGGTTCCCGCCTCACGGCCACCCTGCTACACGAAATGCAGCGTCGCCAAGATGTGCGCTACGGCCTCGTGACGATGTGCGTAGGAGTAGGCCAAGGTGCCGCCGCTATTTACGAGAAGATATAA
- a CDS encoding NAD(P)/FAD-dependent oxidoreductase gives MAALLSYWEHQTFMQGYDVVIVGAGLVGLTAALHTRRLRPKARVLVLERDVLPNGASTKNAGFACFGSISELLEQEARSGTAALLRVVQARWEGLAELRRLLSDEVVQYQPVGGYELFRPSEADLAARCRAAIPRYNELLAPIIGQASVFRDATNQLSKFGFQGVDVMLENVAEGALNTGQMMDALLRQAWQAGITVLHGCSVQALEPGSDLVRLQTPLGTLETTQVLLATNAFSRHFFPELDLQPGRGQVLVTEPIAGLKLPGTFHYDKGYYYFRQVDNRILLGGGRHLDFAAEATTEPGLTSLVQQHLEQLLHEVILPGRSVRIDYRWSGVMAFGAELEPLVGTLASGVFGALRCNGMGVALGAGVGKRVAELMAAT, from the coding sequence ATGGCAGCACTACTTTCTTATTGGGAGCACCAGACCTTCATGCAAGGCTATGATGTAGTGATTGTTGGGGCTGGATTGGTGGGTCTGACAGCCGCACTGCATACACGTCGTCTTCGGCCCAAAGCGCGTGTGCTGGTGCTGGAGCGTGATGTGCTGCCCAATGGCGCTAGTACCAAGAATGCTGGCTTTGCTTGCTTCGGCAGTATCTCGGAGTTGCTGGAGCAAGAAGCACGCAGCGGAACGGCTGCTCTTTTGCGCGTAGTGCAAGCCCGATGGGAAGGACTGGCAGAACTTCGCCGCTTGCTATCCGACGAAGTAGTACAGTACCAGCCAGTAGGAGGGTACGAGTTGTTTCGGCCTAGTGAGGCCGACCTAGCCGCGCGTTGTCGCGCTGCTATTCCTCGCTACAATGAGCTGCTGGCGCCTATCATTGGCCAGGCCAGTGTTTTTCGTGATGCTACCAATCAACTGTCTAAGTTTGGCTTTCAGGGTGTCGATGTAATGCTGGAAAACGTGGCGGAAGGTGCCTTGAATACTGGCCAAATGATGGACGCGCTGTTGCGGCAAGCTTGGCAAGCTGGCATCACCGTACTGCACGGCTGCTCTGTGCAAGCCTTAGAACCCGGTAGTGACTTGGTGCGGCTGCAAACGCCATTGGGAACGTTGGAGACAACGCAGGTATTATTGGCTACCAATGCCTTCAGTCGGCACTTCTTCCCCGAACTAGACCTACAGCCTGGCCGGGGCCAAGTGCTCGTTACCGAGCCGATAGCAGGCTTGAAGTTGCCCGGTACCTTTCATTACGACAAAGGCTACTACTATTTCCGCCAAGTGGACAACCGTATCCTGCTTGGTGGAGGCCGCCATCTTGATTTTGCCGCCGAGGCCACCACCGAGCCCGGCTTGACTTCGCTAGTGCAGCAACACTTAGAGCAGTTGTTGCACGAAGTAATATTACCCGGTCGATCTGTGCGTATAGACTACCGGTGGAGCGGAGTCATGGCTTTTGGCGCAGAACTAGAGCCATTGGTAGGTACGCTGGCTTCCGGCGTGTTTGGGGCGCTGCGCTGCAATGGCATGGGAGTAGCCCTTGGCGCAGGTGTTGGGAAACGGGTAGCAGAACTGATGGCCGCAACTTAA
- a CDS encoding ABC transporter ATP-binding protein, giving the protein MVYVRPYQRIFYLLVFLTLASAVLGTLRPFLIQRMVDVTIESNDWLGLNKMFALLLVLLVAHALVSYLQTYFGGWLGQYIVRDIRVDLYKHILNLRLKFFDRTPIGVLTTRNISDVETLSDVFSEGLAAMLGDILQLVFIMAFMFYIDWRLTLVSLSVIPPLLFSTYVFKEKVKKSFQEVRTAVANLNAFVQEHLTGMNVVQIFNNEQREYRKFEALNQEHTRANIRSVLYYSIYFPVAEVLGAVGVGLLVWYAAQGQIEGTISKGALIAFIMYNALFFRPIRQIADRFNTLQLGLVSTERLLKLLDSQEYIPNNGTLAPATLRGEVEFDKVWFAYNDEEWVLRDISFKVEPGQTVAFVGATGAGKTSIINLLSRFYDINRGHIRVDGHDLQEYDLSALRRRIGVVLQDVFLFAGTIRDNITLGSKDITDEQIWEAADLVGARRFIERLPGSLDYPVMERGATLSVGQRQLISFVRAMVYQPAIIVLDEATSSVDSETEELIQSAIEKLMQGRTSLVIAHRLSTIQKADRIIVMDRGEIKESGRHEELLRQSGYYAQLYQMQYRDVLGVVKDES; this is encoded by the coding sequence ATGGTGTATGTGCGGCCTTACCAGCGCATCTTCTACTTACTGGTGTTCCTGACGCTGGCTTCGGCCGTGCTTGGCACCTTGCGCCCGTTCCTGATTCAGCGCATGGTCGATGTGACTATCGAAAGCAACGACTGGCTCGGCCTGAACAAGATGTTTGCGTTGTTGCTCGTGCTACTCGTGGCCCATGCCCTGGTGAGCTATTTGCAAACTTATTTTGGCGGCTGGCTCGGGCAATACATTGTGCGCGACATTCGGGTGGATTTGTACAAGCACATTCTGAATCTGCGCCTTAAGTTCTTCGACCGGACACCCATCGGGGTGCTCACGACCCGCAACATTTCCGACGTGGAAACCTTGTCGGACGTGTTCAGTGAAGGGCTAGCGGCTATGCTCGGCGATATTCTGCAACTGGTGTTCATCATGGCCTTCATGTTCTACATCGACTGGCGCTTGACCTTGGTGAGCTTGTCGGTGATTCCGCCACTGCTCTTCAGCACCTACGTGTTCAAGGAGAAAGTGAAAAAGTCGTTTCAGGAGGTGCGCACGGCTGTGGCCAACCTGAACGCCTTCGTGCAAGAGCACCTGACGGGCATGAACGTGGTGCAGATCTTCAACAACGAGCAGCGCGAGTACCGAAAGTTCGAGGCCCTAAACCAAGAGCACACCCGCGCCAATATTCGGTCGGTGCTCTACTACTCCATCTACTTTCCGGTGGCCGAGGTATTGGGTGCCGTAGGAGTGGGGTTGCTAGTGTGGTACGCAGCGCAAGGCCAGATTGAAGGCACTATTTCCAAGGGTGCCCTCATTGCCTTCATCATGTACAACGCGCTGTTCTTCCGTCCGATACGCCAGATTGCCGACCGGTTCAATACCCTGCAATTAGGCCTTGTGAGCACCGAACGTTTGCTGAAACTGCTCGACAGCCAGGAGTACATTCCCAACAACGGCACGCTGGCTCCGGCCACGCTGCGCGGCGAAGTGGAATTCGACAAAGTCTGGTTTGCCTACAACGATGAGGAGTGGGTGCTGCGCGACATCAGCTTTAAAGTGGAGCCCGGCCAAACGGTAGCCTTTGTAGGCGCTACTGGTGCCGGCAAAACCAGTATCATCAACCTGCTCAGCCGCTTTTACGACATCAACCGCGGCCACATCCGCGTCGATGGCCACGACCTCCAGGAGTATGACCTAAGCGCCTTGCGCCGCCGCATCGGGGTGGTGCTGCAAGACGTGTTTCTATTCGCGGGTACCATCCGTGATAATATTACGTTGGGCAGCAAGGACATTACCGACGAACAAATTTGGGAAGCTGCTGACCTAGTGGGTGCCCGCCGCTTTATCGAACGTCTGCCCGGTTCCCTCGACTATCCGGTGATGGAGCGCGGTGCCACCTTGTCGGTGGGGCAGCGGCAGTTGATCAGCTTCGTGCGGGCCATGGTGTATCAACCGGCTATCATCGTGCTCGACGAAGCTACGTCGTCGGTTGATTCTGAGACCGAGGAACTGATTCAGTCCGCCATCGAGAAGCTGATGCAGGGGCGTACCTCGTTGGTTATTGCCCACCGGCTAAGCACTATCCAAAAAGCCGACCGCATCATCGTTATGGACCGCGGTGAAATTAAAGAGTCGGGTCGCCATGAGGAACTCCTGCGCCAGAGTGGCTACTACGCGCAGCTCTACCAGATGCAGTACCGCGACGTGCTTGGCGTAGTAAAAGACGAAAGCTAA
- a CDS encoding DUF4476 domain-containing protein: protein MSPQDVDGLVNALHRQSFDKDRMPIAQQALSESSIRAEDLARLMKELSFEDSKLELAKYGSSRVTDRQNLYRLNDAFTFSGSASKLQEYLTQQQQRY from the coding sequence ATGAGCCCGCAAGATGTTGATGGCTTGGTGAATGCCTTGCACCGGCAGTCGTTCGACAAAGACCGGATGCCGATAGCTCAACAGGCCCTCAGCGAAAGTTCTATCCGGGCCGAGGACCTAGCTCGGCTGATGAAGGAGCTAAGCTTCGAAGACTCTAAACTGGAGCTAGCCAAATACGGGTCAAGCCGCGTGACGGACCGCCAGAACCTGTACCGTCTCAACGATGCCTTTACGTTCTCGGGCTCGGCGAGCAAGCTGCAAGAATACTTAACTCAGCAACAGCAGCGGTATTAA
- a CDS encoding GNAT family N-acetyltransferase yields the protein MIDPLLAPTLELPQVQARLRPWSFADAPALVEYANDQRVAQNLRDTFPYPYTKQDAEFYLCLMADQQRDLHLAIEADGKAVGSVGVHFKTDVRRRSAEVGYWLGQPYWGRGIATAGVQVVSDYVFAHFDVCRLYAVVFETNPASARVLEKAGYELEAVMRKSVVKNSQTLNSLLYAKIKEE from the coding sequence ATGATCGACCCACTCCTTGCTCCTACTTTAGAGTTGCCGCAAGTGCAGGCGCGGTTGCGGCCGTGGTCTTTTGCCGATGCGCCAGCCTTAGTAGAGTATGCTAACGATCAGCGCGTTGCGCAAAATTTGCGCGATACGTTTCCGTACCCGTACACCAAGCAAGACGCTGAATTTTACCTCTGCCTGATGGCAGATCAGCAACGCGACTTGCACTTAGCTATTGAAGCAGACGGGAAAGCGGTAGGGAGTGTAGGAGTGCACTTCAAGACGGATGTGCGCCGCCGGTCTGCCGAAGTGGGGTATTGGTTGGGACAGCCGTATTGGGGCCGCGGAATTGCCACGGCCGGAGTGCAGGTGGTATCAGACTACGTGTTTGCGCACTTCGATGTATGCCGCCTCTATGCGGTGGTTTTCGAGACCAATCCGGCTTCGGCACGGGTGTTGGAAAAAGCAGGATACGAGTTGGAAGCCGTCATGCGCAAAAGTGTGGTGAAGAACAGTCAAACCTTGAATTCTCTGCTGTACGCTAAGATCAAGGAGGAGTGA
- a CDS encoding DUF4293 domain-containing protein, whose product MIQRIQSVFLLLLALCMIAVLFLPLWHKADPNTGQELVLTATSFAYNKPGAGLAPPANVWLIAVFAVVSAAVALFEIFQFRNRFLQLKLGMLNLLLILCTIGAGFYFSNLGEQMLNIKMLGTYQAGFYLPTLALMLNLLANRFIRRDEQLVRSMDRLR is encoded by the coding sequence ATGATACAAAGAATCCAAAGCGTATTCCTGCTGCTGTTGGCGCTCTGCATGATTGCCGTACTTTTTCTTCCTCTCTGGCACAAAGCCGACCCCAATACTGGGCAAGAGTTGGTACTAACGGCTACCAGCTTCGCTTACAACAAACCGGGCGCAGGCTTGGCTCCACCCGCAAACGTATGGCTTATTGCCGTGTTTGCAGTGGTTTCCGCAGCAGTGGCGTTATTCGAAATTTTCCAATTCCGCAACCGCTTCCTGCAACTCAAGCTAGGCATGCTGAATCTGCTGCTTATTCTGTGCACGATAGGCGCGGGATTTTATTTCTCGAACCTAGGCGAGCAAATGCTGAATATCAAGATGCTCGGCACTTACCAGGCAGGCTTCTACCTTCCTACTTTGGCTTTGATGCTGAACCTGCTAGCCAACCGCTTCATCCGCCGCGACGAACAACTAGTACGCAGCATGGACCGTTTGCGGTAA
- a CDS encoding zinc-dependent alcohol dehydrogenase yields MLAMDYRGPKRVRATQKPMPEIKHPQDAIVRVTRSCICGSDLHLYNGNVPDTRVGMTFGHEFTGIVEEVGPDVTKIKVGDHVLVPFNVACGECHFCKQGMFGNCHESNTQASAVGGIFGYSHTAGGYNGGQAEYARVPYANVGPTVIPEGMDPDDAVLLTDVVPTGYQAAEMAGIQPGDTVVVFGAGPVGIMAARCCWLFGAGRVIIIDKEDYRLEFARNYANCEAYNFEKDMDDPVVFIKKATDFMGADCVIDAVGAEAAGNAMQTITGRKLLLQAGSTTALHWAINSVKKGGVVSIVGVYGPTDNLVPIGNVLNKGLTIRANQASVKRLLPRLIEHVQNGVINPKALITHRIPLEEVADGYRMFSAKLDSCIKPLIVFPSANI; encoded by the coding sequence ATGCTAGCAATGGATTACCGGGGCCCTAAAAGGGTCCGTGCCACGCAAAAACCAATGCCTGAAATCAAGCATCCACAAGATGCTATTGTCCGGGTGACTCGCTCTTGCATTTGCGGTTCTGACTTGCACTTATATAATGGTAATGTGCCCGATACCCGCGTGGGCATGACCTTCGGACACGAGTTTACTGGCATAGTAGAGGAGGTTGGACCTGATGTAACCAAAATCAAAGTTGGCGACCATGTCCTGGTGCCGTTCAACGTAGCGTGCGGTGAGTGCCACTTCTGTAAACAAGGCATGTTCGGCAACTGCCACGAATCAAATACACAGGCTAGCGCCGTGGGTGGCATCTTTGGCTACTCTCACACTGCAGGTGGCTACAATGGCGGTCAAGCCGAGTACGCCCGGGTTCCTTATGCCAACGTAGGCCCCACGGTAATTCCGGAAGGCATGGATCCTGATGACGCCGTACTCTTAACCGACGTAGTGCCCACTGGCTACCAAGCGGCCGAAATGGCTGGTATTCAGCCAGGTGATACGGTCGTAGTGTTCGGTGCTGGCCCTGTAGGCATTATGGCTGCGCGCTGTTGCTGGCTGTTCGGCGCAGGTCGCGTTATCATTATCGACAAGGAAGACTACCGTCTCGAATTCGCTCGCAACTACGCAAATTGCGAGGCTTATAACTTCGAAAAAGACATGGACGACCCGGTGGTATTCATCAAGAAAGCCACTGATTTCATGGGTGCTGACTGTGTGATTGACGCCGTTGGTGCGGAGGCTGCCGGTAACGCCATGCAAACCATCACCGGACGTAAGCTGCTGTTGCAGGCCGGGTCGACTACGGCACTGCACTGGGCCATCAACTCCGTGAAGAAGGGTGGTGTGGTATCTATTGTAGGGGTATATGGCCCAACGGATAACCTTGTGCCGATTGGCAACGTGTTGAACAAAGGCTTAACCATCAGAGCAAACCAAGCCTCGGTGAAACGCTTGCTGCCGCGCTTGATCGAGCACGTACAGAATGGGGTAATCAATCCGAAGGCCCTGATTACGCACCGGATTCCGCTAGAAGAAGTGGCCGATGGCTACCGCATGTTCTCGGCTAAGCTCGACAGCTGCATCAAGCCTTTGATCGTTTTCCCTTCTGCTAACATCTAA
- a CDS encoding T9SS type A sorting domain-containing protein — MKATVPAAKKPVPVAAKKPATPAPTVKPVAVAAKPAAAPAKPVAAEVEPPALVTNKMAEPVANTTMLKVLANANPVTRRLTVRTNSPNPTRVEVNGPDGRPLITRDLISSNDVAVLDVSNLPPGAYIVQCTSGERRGMKRIMVGQ, encoded by the coding sequence GTGAAAGCCACTGTTCCGGCAGCTAAAAAACCTGTACCGGTAGCGGCTAAGAAGCCTGCTACTCCTGCGCCTACAGTCAAGCCCGTAGCGGTTGCCGCCAAGCCGGCTGCTGCGCCAGCAAAGCCAGTTGCTGCTGAGGTAGAGCCGCCTGCTTTGGTTACCAATAAGATGGCGGAGCCGGTTGCCAATACCACCATGCTGAAGGTGCTGGCCAATGCTAACCCTGTAACGCGGCGCCTCACAGTCCGCACCAATTCTCCTAATCCCACGCGAGTCGAGGTAAATGGTCCTGACGGGCGACCACTTATCACCCGCGACTTGATTAGCAGCAATGATGTGGCTGTTCTGGACGTAAGCAACTTACCTCCCGGAGCGTACATTGTACAGTGTACCTCGGGTGAGCGTCGTGGCATGAAACGCATCATGGTAGGTCAATAA
- the truA gene encoding tRNA pseudouridine(38-40) synthase TruA, whose amino-acid sequence MRYFLHLAYDGTRYHGWQVQPNTLTVQQELDRCLSQVLRQPVYSLGSGRTDTGVHASHQVAHFEADLPDTLDLDTALYRINRALPPDIAAYAVHPVPDQAHARFSADARTYEYYVRLVPDPFSVGRALYLDRAPDVTAMNEAAAFLLGSRDFTAFSKVKGGENHYVCVVYEAGWHVMPGGLVFRIRANRFVRGMVRLVVGTLLTVGRGKISPAQFKQILHAQSRVDASGAAPAQGLYLSRVEYMPDVVPAELVPPGLPYFVGS is encoded by the coding sequence ATGCGCTACTTTCTTCATCTCGCCTACGACGGTACCCGCTACCACGGCTGGCAGGTGCAACCCAACACCCTTACGGTGCAGCAGGAATTGGACCGGTGCCTGTCGCAGGTGCTGCGGCAGCCAGTGTACTCGCTCGGTAGTGGCCGCACCGATACGGGCGTACATGCCAGCCACCAAGTAGCGCACTTCGAGGCCGACTTGCCGGATACCCTAGACCTGGATACGGCGCTCTACCGCATCAACCGGGCGCTGCCACCTGATATTGCCGCTTACGCCGTACACCCCGTGCCCGACCAAGCGCATGCCCGCTTCTCGGCCGACGCGCGCACCTACGAGTACTACGTGCGCCTTGTGCCCGACCCATTCAGCGTCGGGCGGGCACTCTACCTCGACCGGGCTCCGGATGTAACGGCTATGAACGAAGCTGCTGCGTTTCTGCTTGGCTCGCGTGACTTCACGGCTTTCTCGAAAGTGAAGGGCGGCGAAAACCATTATGTGTGCGTGGTGTATGAAGCGGGCTGGCACGTGATGCCGGGTGGCTTGGTGTTTCGGATTCGGGCCAACCGGTTTGTGCGGGGTATGGTGCGGCTGGTGGTCGGTACACTCCTGACCGTGGGCCGCGGCAAAATCTCGCCCGCGCAGTTCAAGCAAATCCTGCACGCGCAAAGCCGAGTAGACGCCAGCGGGGCCGCTCCAGCACAGGGGCTCTACCTAAGCCGCGTAGAATACATGCCCGATGTGGTGCCCGCAGAACTTGTGCCACCCGGTTTGCCGTACTTTGTGGGAAGCTAA